The following is a genomic window from Serratia ficaria.
TGCAACAATCACTAATGGCATAATTTTTCTCCAACCTTTTTATCGCAGTCTCACTTTACAATAGGCCGTAAAGCGTGCGGTTGTTGTATTTTTAGGCTCTTTCCCGGTGTGATAAGGCGAGCTGTAGGTGTTGTTGAGTCAGAGGTCTCATCTTGCTGCAAGATAACCGCATGCTCGTTGTTACCGGTATCATGATACCGGTAACAGAACGAACAGCGGAACCGGGTCAAGGGCTAAAATTCCCGTTCTGGGATAGAGATCAAACTTATGCAGGTAACGGAAGCGTGGCGTACAGGGGGGAAAGGCGGCGCGCCGAACGGCGCGAGTCTGGAATAAATAGTTCTAAAACAAACCGTTGAAACCGATCAGATGCTGCCGCCGGGGATCACGGTGAAGCCGACGTCCACCATGCGCGGGCAGACGGTTTCGCCGCGCAGCCGGGCCAGCAGGCGTTCGGCGCCGATTTGCCCCATGCGCTCACGCGGCGTCAGCACGCTGGCCAGCTTCGGCACCATCACCTGGCCGATATCATGGCCGTGGAAACCGGCGATCGCCATCTCATGAGGAATAGACAGCCCCTGGCGCTGGCACTCGAAGGCCGCGCCGATCGCCAGGTCATCGTTGGTGCAGAAGATGCTGTCGATCTGCGGGTAGTCGCGCTGCGCCTGGCGCAGCAGTTCGCCGCCGGCGGAATAGGAGGAAGAGCGCGCGGTCATGATGCTGTACGGCTCCAGGCCGGACTCGCGCATCGCCTGTTCGTAACCCTGCTGTTTGATAATGGTACGTTCATCCTGACGGGCGCCGAAGTACACCAGGTGACGATGGCCGTGGGCGATGATCTGTTGCGTCATCTGCCGCGCCGCCTCGAAGTTGTTGAACCCCACCGCCAGATCGATGCACGGCGAGACGCAGTCCATCAGCTCCACCACGGGAATGCCCGCCACCTCAATCATCTTCAGGGTGCGCGGCGTGTGGTGGCGCTCCGACAGGATCAGGCCGTCGATATTGTAGGACAGCAGCGAGGTCAGGCGTTCTTCTTCACGCTCCGGCAAATAGCCGTAGTGCGCCAGCATGGTCTGGTAGTTGTGCGCGTCGGTCACGCTTTCGATGCCGCGCAGCACCTCGGCGAACACCTGGTTGGTCAGCGACGGCAACAGCACGCCGATCGCCCGGCTGGTGGCGTTGGAAAGAATGTCCGGCGCACGGTTGGGGATATAACCCAGCTCATCCAGCGCGACGGCGATTTTTTGCTGCAAGGCGACAGAAACCTGGTCGGGGTTACGCAAATAACGGCTCACCGTCATCTTGGTAACGCCTACCTGGTCTGCAACATCCTGGAGTACCGGCCGTTTTTTCTTCATTATCAATGAACTGGCTAACCGTGAATGGGCGGTCATTTTAGCAAAAAAAACGGCGGGCTGATATTGCTGGTTATCCGGCGACGAAAAGCAACAAGGGCTCACGCCGTGAGCCCTTGATATTTACCGCTTAATTATACCGGCGGCAGATCGAACAGCAGGATTTCGCTCTCTTCGTCGGCCCGGATCGACAACGCCGCTTCATCCCACACCGCGAAGGCGTCGCTGGTGCCGGCCGGCTGGCCGTTCACCGTCACCTTGCCGCGCACCACCTGGATCCACACCCGGCGGCCGGCAGCGATCGGGCATTCCGCCTGCTCGCCCTGGTTCAACGCCCAGCGCGACAGCGTCATGTCCTGGAACACCTTCAGCGAGCCGTCGCGCGCATCCGGCGACAGCACCAGCTGGCGGCCCTGCGGCGCGTCGAACATGCGCTGCTCGTAGCGCGGTTCCAGCCCGACCTGATCCGGGATGATCCAAATCTGGTACAGGTGCAGCGGACGATCGCTGTTGCCGTTGTACTCGGAGTGACGCACCCCGGTACCGGCGCTCATGATCTGGAACTCACCGGCGTGGATCTGCTCCTTGTTGCCCATGCTGTCCTGGTGCTCCACCGTGCCGCTCAGCACATAGGTCAGGATCTCCATGTCTTTATGCGGATGCGTGCCGAAGCCCTGCCCCGCGTCGATCACGTCTTCGTTGATCACCCGCAGCGCCGAGAACCCCATAAAGTCAGGATCATAGTAGTTGGCGAATGAGAAGGTGTGCCAGCTGTCCAGCCAACCATGATTGGCATGACCGCGGTCTTCTGCTTTGCGTACGTAAATCATATTCAACTCTCCTCAATGTTTTCTACAGTCTAGTCCTGGCGGCAGAATAAGAAAGCGTAAAAAACTCATCCCTCTGTTCAAAAAATTAGATGGAGTGGGAAAGCGATCGACAGCGGATTTGTTGAGCGGGCGGCGGCGGAAAACGGGCAAAAAAAAAGCCAGCACCCGAGCTGGCTAAGTAAACACTGGAAGCAATGTGAGCAATGTCGTGCCTTCGCAGCGAGAGCATCAAAGGCTGATGCCCTCCCCGGAACGCATCGCAATAATAATCATTATCATTCGCACCTGTAAAGCGTTTTTTTGACCAACCGGGAATAATGTTGACTCGATACGATAAACGGATAAATTCAGAGGTTATTCAACCGGTAAGCGACAGGAGCAGCGACATGAGCGAAATAGTGGTTCGTCACGTGGAAACAACCGATGCGCAGGCTTTGCAACAGCTCTACTCTCAGCCCGCCCTCTACCGTGACACCCTACATCTGCCGCTGCAGTCAATAGAACTGTGGCAACGCCGTCTTGCCGAACAACCGCCTGGCATGCACAACCTGGTGGCCTGCCTCGATGGGCAACTTGTCGGGCAGTTGGCCGTAGAACTGAACCAGCGCGTGCGCCGCCGCCACGTGGCCACCTTCGGCCTCGGCGTCGATTCCCGTTATCAGGGCCAAGGGATCGGCAGCAGCCTGATGCAGGCGATGATCGACATCTGCGACAGCTGGGCGGCCATCGAGCGCATCGAGCTGACGGTATTTACCGACAATCAGGCGGCCATCGCGCTGTACCGCAAGTTCGGCTTCGAGATAGAAGGCACCAGCCGCCGCTACGCCATGCGCGACGGAGTGCTGGTCGACGCCTACCACATGGCGCGCTTTCGTTCCGCGCAGGCAAACGGCGATGCATAACGCCGCAGGTAAGACGGGGCCGCTGAGCCGGCCCCTCGCCCTTAGCCGCCGCACCTTTCTGCAGGCGCTGGCGTGCCTCACCGGCGCCGTCGGCGTCCTTTCTCCCACCACATTATTGGGGACCGCTATGCCAACTTCAGCCACCCTGCGGACCGGCGCCCGCAACCTGATTACCGACGTCCCCGGCCTGAAGGTCGGGGTAGCGCAGGACAGCAAGGTGCGCACCGGCGCCACGGTGATCCTGCCGGATCGGCCGGCGATCGCCGCCGTGGACGTGCGCGGCGGCGGCCCGGCCACCCGCGAAACCGACGCGCTGGGGGAAGACAACCTGGTGCAGACCCTCGATGCGCTGGTGCTGAGCGGCGGCTCGGTTTACGGCCTGGCGGCGGCGGACGGCGTGGCGGCCTGGCTGGGGCAACAGGGCAAGGGTTACGCCCTGCGCCCGGCGCCCGGGGTGCCGGTTTCGCCGATCGTGCCCACCGCCTGCCTGTACGACTTAAGCAATGCCGGAGATAAAGACTGGCAGCTCGCTCCCCCCTACCGCCAGTTGGGCATCGAGGCGGCCGGCAAGGCGAGCCTGGATTTCCCTCTGGGCACCGTGGGCGCCGGTTACGGCGCCATGACCGGCATGGGCAAGCTGAAGGGCGGTCTCGGATCCGCCTCGGCGATCGCCGCCAACGGCGCCGCCGTCGGCGCGCTGGTGGCGGTCAACAGCCTGGGTTCGGTGGTCGCGCCCGGCACCCGGGCTTTTTGGGCCACCCCTTATGAAATCAACGGCGAATTCGGCAATGGCGGCGCCGCGGCGCTGGCGCAGCTGCAGGCGCAGGGCGAAGACTGGATGGTGAAGGAGCCGGAAGGCGGCCGGAAGAATACCACCCTGGCCTGCATCGCCACCGATCTGGCGCTGACGCGGGTAGAGCTGAAACGGGTGGCCATCATGGCGCAGGACGGCATGGCGCGCGCCATTCGCCCGCTGCACAGCCCGTTCGACGGCGACGTGGTGTTCGCCCTGTCGACCGGCCAACGCGAGGTGCAGGGCAGCCGCGAACTGGCGGTGCTGCAGATTGGCGCTCTGGCGGCGGATACCCTGGCGCGGGCGATCGCCCGCGGCGTGTATGCCGCCACCCCATGGCCGGGCAGCCAGGTGGTGACCTGGCGCAGTCTGGCCTGAGCCGACGCCATAAAAAAAGGGGCGTCATCGCCCCTTTGCCGCGCCCGCCGGTTAAATCCCGGCGGTTTCCCGAATGTAGCGGCGCGCCTTGACCGCGTATTCGAACGGGTTGGCCAGCGCCGGATCCTGCTCGGCCTCCACCACCATCCATCCCTGGTAGCCGCGCTCGTCCAGCAGCCGGAACACCGGCCGGAAGTCGATCACCCCGTCACCCGGCACGGTGAAAGTGCCCTTCTTCACGCCGTCGAGGAAGCTCAGCTTGTTGGCCTTCACTTCCGCCACCACCTCATCGCGCACGTCTTTCAGGTGAACGTGGTTGATGCGCGGCAGATACTTTTCGAGGATCGCCATCATCGCCTGCTGGCTGCCTTCCGAGTAGTAGGCGTGGCCGGTATCGAACAGCAGGTAGACGTCGTCGTTGACCATGCTCATGTAACGGTCGATCTCTTCCGTGGTCTGGATGCCGGTGCCCATATGGTGGTGCAGACAGACCTGCATCCCCTTGGCGGCAGCGATCTTCGCCAGCGCGTTGTAACCGTCGGCCACCCGCTGCCACTCTTCATCGCTGAAATGCGGCTTCTCTTCGAACACCCCCTTGGCGGTGCCCTGAATGCTCTGGCTCTGCTCGGAGCAACCGATCACCCGGGCGCCCATCGCATGCAGGAAGTTCATGTGGTTGATAAATTCATCGATGGTTTTTTCCTTCAGGCCGTCGGCGAAGAAGGTACTGAACCAGGCGTTGCAGATCTGGATGCCGCGGATATCCAGCATCGGCTTCAGCACCGCCGGATCGCGCGGGTACTTGCTGCCCACTTCGCTGCCGGTGAACCCGGCCAGCGCCATTTCGCTGACGCACTGCTGGAAGGTGTTTTCCTTGCCCAGATCGGGCATGTCGTCATTGGTCCAGCCGATCGGCGCGATGGCCAGCTTTACGTGGTCTTTGTTCATTTTCAGCCTCAATCATCGGATGGCGCGCCGGGGCGCAGGCCGCCGGCGCACCGAAAGGTTATTTGCCCAGCAGCTCTCGTTCGATGCGCTCGCGGGTCGCCACCGCCTGACTCTTCATCTTTTCCGGATAGCCGAACAGCGAGGTGCAGATGATCGACTCTCCGCCAACCTTAAAGTTGCGGTTGGCGAACTCCATGTCGCGCAGGGTCTGGAACAGCGCGTCGAAGTCCACTTCGCCTTCGCCGATGCCCACGTGCTGGTGCACCGCAGCGTCAACGCCCGGCGGGTTGACGATATAGCGGCAATGCTTGGTGTGGTTCATGGTGTCGGCGATCAGCACGTGCGAGAGATCGTCGCCGGCGTACTTCAGCATGCCGGCCACGTCGCCCTGCCCCTTGTCGTAATAGAAGCTGTGCGGCACGCTGTAGAGGTATTTGACGTGATCGCTGCGCAGCGACTTCACCATGTCGGCGGTTTCGTTGCTCAGTTCGCAGAAGTCCCACGGATGCGACTGGATCTCCATGCGAATGCCCTCGCGCTCGATAATCGGCAGCAGCTCCTCCATCGAGCGGTACCACAACTCTTCGCAGATCTCCGGTTCGTTGGGGTTGCCCGCCAGCTCGGTGTTGATCACCTGAACGCCCATTTCCACCGCGATCTCGATCATCCGCCGCCAATTTTTGACCGCCGCCTGGCGGCGATCTTCGCCCGGGCCGGACCAGCGGTATACCACGATGAACGAGGAGATCTCCACGCCGGTAGCCTTCAGGGCATTTTTGTATTCCGCCATAATTTCGCGGCTGGCTTTCGGATGCTTATAAAACGGATTTATCTGCGGGTGCGGCGACTGTTCGATGTATTTATAACCCCAGTCGGCCACCTGCTGAACCATCCGGGTCACGCCCAAATCCCGGATGACATCGACATCAAAAGCGATCTTCATGGTCACTCCTCTTCAACGTAGATCGGCGGTTCAGGCGGTTATTTGTTGTAGAACGCCGGGCGCGCCGGCAGGGTCACCGGCACTATCTCGCCGCTGAGCTGGGCGGCCACGCAGGCGTCGGCGGTAACCGAGGCGGCGTAACCGTCCCAGGCGGAAGGCCCGGTCAGCGCCCCCGCCAACACGTCGTTGATGAAACCCTGCAGCTCGACGTCGTAGGCGTCGATAAAGCGTTCCTTCCAGTCGGTCAGGATTTCGGTCGACAGCCGGGCGCCGCTGCGCATCTGCACCGAAGACGGCTCAGGCAGCCTGGCGATGCCGGTCTCCCCCACCACTTCGCACTGAATGTCATAGCCGTACTGGCAGTTCACGAAGATTTCGACGTCGATGCGCGTGCCCTTGGCGGTTTCGAACAGTACGATCTGCGGGTCTTTCAGGTGCGGGAACGCCTTCGGACTCTTGCGCGGGAACACCACCTGCACCGACACATAGTCGTCGTCCAGCAGCCAGCGCAGCACGTCAATCTCATGGATCAGCGTGTCGGTGATCGCCATATCGGTGGTGTAAGCCTCGCCGACGGTCGGGTTGCGGTGCGCGCAGTGCAGCATCAGCGGTTCGCCGATCTGGCCGCTGGTCAGCACCTGTTTCAACGCGCGGTAACCCCGATCGTAAGGGCGCATAAAGCCGACCTGCACCAGACGTTTGCCGTGCTTCGCTTCGGCGTCGACGATGTTTTTGCAGCCCTGCGCGGTCACCGCCAGCGGCTTCTCGCAGAACACCGGCTTACCGGCGGCGATCGCCGCCAGCACGAACTCTTCATGGCTCGGCCCCCAGGAGGTGACCAGCACCGCCTGCACGTCCGCAGCGTTGATCAGATCATGGCCGTTGTCATAGACCCGGGCGTCCAGCTGCAGATCGCTCACCACCCTGGCGGCGTTGTCGCGATTGATGTCGTTCACCGCGACGACGCGGGCGCCCTGCAACACCTTGCTGCAGCGACGGATGTGATCGCGGCCGATGGCGCCGGTGCCGATAACCCCAATATTCAATGTCATTTCGCTACCCTCGAGATTTATGTATGAGAACGAATCAGTATTCGCGTGCCTTATCGACGTTTTCCTGCAGCCTGCGGGCCACCGCGACGATTTTTTCGCTGTCGGCCACCTGGGCGCCGCCCACGCGCCACCAGCTGAAATATTTGTGCACCATGGTTTTCGGCAGCACCTTGATATCCAGCAGGGTGGAGACGGTTTGCTTGCGGGCATCGGCCAGCGCCTCGATCAGCTGCTGTTCGGTGGTGATGCTGTAGGTTTTACAGCCGTAGGCCGCCGCCAGCATGGCGAAGTTGACCGGCACCAGCCCGCCGTCGAGCTTGCCGCCCTGCGGGTTGCGAAAGCGGAACTCGGTGGTGTAGCTGTCCATGCCGTGCTCCATCTGCAGGTTGTTGATGCAGCCGTTGGTCATGTTGTCGAACAGCACCACGTTGATTTTGCAGCCTTCCTGGATCGAGGTGACCAGTTCGGAATGCAGCATCATGAAGGCGCCGTCGCCGACCATCGCGTATACCTCACGCTGCGGCTCGGCCAGCTTGACCCCCAGCGCGGCGTTGACCTCGTAGCCCATGCAGGAGTAACCGTACTCGACGTGGTAGCCGTGCTCGCCGTGGTTGTGCCACACGCGCTGCAGGTCGCCCGGCAGGCTGCCGGCGGCGGCGACGATCACGCCGTCCTGCGGCAGCTGCCGATTCAACACCCCCAGCACCCGGCTTTGGGTCAGGAAGGAATCGGTCTGCGCGATAAACTCGGCGAACACCCGCTCGCGGTCGAGATGGTCGTCTATCTCCGGCACAAAGCCTTCGCCGCTGTATTCCACCGCATACACCCGGGCGGTTTCCCGTTGCTGGGCGCTGCGCGCCTCGGCGATCGCCTCGCCCCAACCGGCGCGGTAATCGGACTGCGCCAGCAGCGCGCTCAGGGCGGTCAACGCCGCGCGGGCGTCCGCCAGCAGCTGCACGCCGTCGAGCTTGCCGGCGTCAAAGGCGCTGACGTTGATATTGAGGAAGTCGACGTGCGGATCCTGGAACAGCCATTTCGACGAGGTGGTGAAATCGGTGTAGCGGGTGCCGACGCCGATCACCAGATCGGCCTGCTTGGCCAGGGTGTTGGCCGCCAGGCAGCCGGTCTCGCCGATGCCGCCCAGGTTGAACTCATGATCGCTCGGCACCGCGCCCTTACCGGCCTGGGTTTCGACGAACGGGATGTGGAAGCGCTCGGCGAACGCGCGCAGCGCCTGCCCGGCCAGCGAGTATTTCACCCCGCCGCCGCACACCAGCAGCGGCTTGCGCTTGGCGCTCACCAGCGCCAGCGCATCCGCCAGCATGCCTTCGGTCGCCGGGCGGCGATCGAGCCGGTGCACGCGTTTTTGGAAGAAGTAGTCCGGGTAGTCGTAGGCTTCGCCCTGCACGTCCTGCGGCAGGCACAGCGTTACCGCGCCGGTTTCCGCCGGATCGGTCAGCACGCGCATGGCGTTGATGCAGGCGCTCATCAGCTGTTCCGGCCGCACGATGCGGTCCCAATATTTGCTCACCGCGCGGAAGGCGTCGTTGGTGCTGATGCTGAGATCGTAAGACTGTTCTATCTGCTGCAGCACCGGATCCGGCTGGCGCGAGGCGTAGACGTCGCCCGGCAGCAGCAGCAAAGGGATGCGGTTGGCGGTGGCGGTGGCCGCGGCGGTGATCATGTTGGCGGCGCCCGGGCCGACGGAGGAGGTGCAGGCGTAAATCTGCCGGCGCAGCTTCTGCTTGGCGAAACCGGTCGCCGCATGGGCCATCCCCTGCTCGTTGCGCCCCTGATGCACCACCAGGTCGCCGCTGTCCTGTTCCAGCGCCTGCCCCAGGCCAAGCACGTTGCCATGGCCAAAAATCGCAAAGACGCCCTTCACGAACTTGGTTTCCACCCCGTCGGCCAGCAGATACTGGTTGTCGAGGAACCTGACCAGCGCCTGCGCCATGGTTAGCTTGATCTTGCCCATTTACTCACCCTTTCGATTGAGGGCCGCCCCGGTGCAACCTCGCTAGCGGGTCGCACGCCCGGTGTTTTGTTACGCGGCGGCAGCTGTTATCTTGAGCGGGCGGTGCCCGCCGCTCACTAAGTCGACAACCTGAAACGTGAAGCGATTATAAACAAATATATTTTTCATAAAATCACATTACAGAAGAAACATTTCATTTTGCGATAAAGATCGCATATTGATGAAAACCCCATTTCATCCCGGCCTTTACTATTCACGGACTTAGCGGCGCCATCCCGCGCCCGCCGCCGTTCTCCGGCCGGCGGAAGCTCGGCGCGGCCGTCCGGTTGCGGGCCATGTCGTTTCCCGCCGATCGCCGGTTTATCCTCAGCCCCGACGCGGTTTTTCCCCTTTCCTCGCCGGTTGCGGCGATGTTTTAAATGCATCACATTTTTGGGGTGTAAATTTCATTCCATATTGAAATTGAAATTTTTATTCCCCATACTTCAAAACATGCTTCCTGCTGGCGCCGTTATCGGGCCGCAAGCCGGGGTTTTGCTTAATACAGAAGGAAACGGGTATGGCTACACAAGAAAAACAGCTTGATGTCATTTGTCTCGGGCGCATCGCCGTCGATTTCTATGCTCAGCAGATCGGCGCGCGTCTGGAAGACGCCAGCACATTCTCCAAATATCTTGGCGGCTCTTCCGGCAACGTGGCCTACGGCACCGCCATTCAGGGGTTGCGCTCCGGCATGCTGGCGCGCGTCGGCGATGAACACATGGGCCGTTTTCTGCGCGAAGAGCTGCAGCGCGTCGGCGCAGATACCCAATGCCTGATCACCGATCCGCGGCGGCTGACCGGCCTGGTGATCCTCGGCATCAAGGATCAGGAAACCTTCCCGCTGATCTTCTACCGCGAAAACTGCGCCGATATGGCGCTGACGCCGGACGATATCGACGAGTCCTATATCGCTTCGTCGCGGGCGCTGGCCATCACCGGCACCCACCTTTCGCACCCGAACACCCGCGCGGCGGTGCTGAAGGCGCTGGAATACGCCCGCCGCCACGGCCTGCGCACCGCGCTGGATATCGACTACCGCCCGGTATTGTGGGGCCTGACCTCGCCGGGCGACGGCGAAACCCGCTTTGTCGAATCCGAGCAGGTGACGCGCGAACTGCAGGAAGTGCTGCACCACTTTGATTTGATCGTCGGCACCGAAGAAGAGTTTCATATCGCCGGCGGCAGCACCGACACCCTGACCGCGCTGAAAAACGTGCGCCGGGCCACCCGGGCCACGCTGGTATGCAAACGCGGCGCGCAAGGCTGCTCGGTATTTGAAGGCGAGATCGCCGATGACTGGCGGCAGGTGAAGCTGCACTCCGGCGTGCGGGTGGAGGTGCTCAACGTGCTCGGCGCCGGCGACGCCTTTATGTCCGGCCTGCTGCGCGGCTATTTGAACGATGAGGGTTGGGATCAGGCCTGCCGCTACGCCAACGCCTGCGGCGCGCTGGTGGTGTCGCGCCACGGCTGTGCGCCGGCGATGCCGACCAAGAGCGAACTGGACGACTACCTGCTGCGCGAACGGCAGGTGCCGCGCCCGGACCGCGACGCGCGCCTGAACCACCTGCATCGGGTGACCACCCGCAAACGACAGTGGCCGGAGCTGTGCGTGTTCGCCTTCGATCACCGCAAGCAGTTGGCGGACATGGCGCGCGAAGCCAACGTCGGCGAAGAGCGCATCCCCCGCCTGAAGACCCTGCTGCTGGCGGCGGCGCAGCAGGCTGCCGAACAGGCCGGGCTGCACGGCAACAGCGGCATTCTGGCCGACACCACCTACGGCCAGGCGGCGCTGAACGAAATCACCGGCCAGGGCTGGTGGATCGGCCGGCCGGTGGAGCTGCCTAGCTCGCGCCCGCTGCGCCTGGAGCACGGCAATATCGGCTCGCAGCTGATCGACTGGCCGCAGGAGCACGTGGTGAAATGCCTGGTGTTCTATCACCCGCACGATGCCGCCGAACTGCGCCGCGAACAGGACGAGCTGATCGCCGACATCTACCGCGGCTGCTGCAAATCCGGCCATGAACTGCTGCTCGAGGTGATCCTGCCGGACAGCAACGCCGACAAGGACGAACGTTACTATCTGGAGATGATTGAGCACTTTTATCAGCTGGGCGTGCAGCCGGACTGGTGGAAGCTGCCGCCGCTGAGCGCCGCCCACTGGCAGCGGGTCGGCGCGCTGATCGAGGCCAACGATCCCCACTGCCGCGGGGTGCTGATCCTGGGGCTGGACTCACCGGAGGAAACGCTGAAGGCCGGCTTCGCCGCCGCCGCGGACGCCCGTTGGGTGAAAGGTTTCGCCGTCGGTCGCACCATCTTCGGCCAACCTTCGCGCCGCTGGCTGCAGGGCGAGCTGGACGACGCCGCGCTGATCGAACAGGTGAAACAAAAATACCTGACGCTGATCGGTTTCTGGCGCCAGTATCGCCCGCAGAGCGACGGCGCGCGCTGATCGCCGCGTTGCGCGTTATCGTCCCCTTAAGGTGATTTCACCACTTTAAGGGGATTTTTTTGCCGGTTTTCTGTGAAGTAACGCAACTTGCGATCGAATAAATCGCTTTTTGAGGAAATGAAATTTCCACTCCGTCTGTTAGAATGGCCTGTCAACAATTCAGGCGTCAGGCCGATACGCCTTAGCCCACACTGCGAGCCGAATGGATGAACAACCCAACTCAACTTTCGCTGTTACAGGATGAGATTCGCCACCGTTATGAAACGCTGAGCAAACGCTTAAAGCAGGTGGCGCGCTACATTTTGGATAACAGTAACAGCATTGCTTTCGATACCGTCGCCTCCATCGCCGCACAGGCCAGCGTCCCGCCCTCCACCCTGATCCGTTTCGCCAACGCCTTCGGCTTCAGCGGCTTCAACGAAATGAAGCAGGTGTTTCGTCAGCACCTGATGGAAGAAACGGTGAACTACACCGAGCGCGCGCGTCTGTTCCGCCAAACCTCGACCGACGACAACGTGGCGCCGGAAAAACCGGCGGAAATCCTCAACGTGTTCACCATGGTCAACGCCCAGGCGCTGCAGCAGCTGGCGATGCAAATCGCCCCCGAGCAGTTGGATCGCGCGGTCGAGCTGCTGAACAACGCCGAGAATATCTACGTGATCGGCCTGCGCCGTTCGTTCAGCGTCGCCTCTTACCTCACCTATGCGCTGCGCCATCTGGAGCGCAGGGCGTTTCTGATCGACGGGCTGGGCGGCATGTTTACCGAACAGCTGAGCATGGTGAAACCGAAGGACGTGGTGATCGCCATCAGCTACTCGCCGTATGCGCAAGAAGCGCTGGAGCTGGTGGAGCTGGGCGCCAAGCGCGGCGCGCAACAGATCGCCATCACCGACAGCCAGGTCAGCCCGCTGGCCGCCTTCAGCGACGTGTGCTTTGTGGTGCGCGAAGCGCAGGTGGACGGGTTCCGCTCGCAGGTCGCCTCGATGTGCCTGGCGCAAACCCTGGCGGTCTCGCTGGCGCTGAACAACGCCAAGGACGAATAACGCTGAATAACGACGGGCCCGGCAAGCCGGGCCCGCTAACGCTTACTTCGCCGCCGGATAACCGTCGCTGTTAATCCAGGCGTGATCTTTCTCCCAGGTGAATTTCCACAGCCGCACCGGCCCGGCCATCACGTTGAGATAGTAATTGTCGTAACCGGCCAGGGTCGCGACCGGGTGGTAGCCGCGCGGCACTTTCACCACGTCGCGGTTATAGACCGGCATGCATTCGTCCAGAGCGCGGTCGTCGGTATACACGCGCTGCATGCAGAAGCCCTGTTCCGGTTGGATGCGATGGTAGTAAGTCTCTTCCAGATAGGTTTCATCCGGCGAGTCTTCCCGATCGTGCTTGTGGCTGGGATAAGAACTGGTGTTGCCCTCGTCGGTGTACACTTCCACCACCAGCAGGCTGTCGGCCGGTTCGCTGTCCGGCAAAATATTGTGCACCAGCCGTTGGTTGCGCCCCTTGCCGCGCCGCTCCACGCCGACATCCGCCGGGGTGATCAGCCGCGACGGCAGGTGACCGCCGCCCGGCGCGCTGCATACCGCCAGCTCCAAATCGGTTTCCGCCCGCACCTCGATGCGATCCTGATGCGGCACGTACACCGCGTAAGGCGGCGTGCGCTCGAACGGGCTCATGCGCTTGCCGATATGCGGGTATTCCGCCCGCAGGGTGGCGACCGAGGCGATGCCGGCCACCAGCACCAGGCACAGCTCCCGGTCGCCGCTTTCCAGCTGCAGCGACTCGCCGGCCGCCAGGCGATAAACCTCGAACCCGACAAAGCGCCAGCCGGCATTTTCCGGGGTGACGTGCTGGATGCGCCCCTGGGCGTTCGGCTGCTGACATTTGGCAAGCAGTGAAGACATGACGATTCTCCTGTTAACCTATAGCGTTACAAATGCAGCGGCCGTCGCTCCAATGAAGCAACGGCCTTGT
Proteins encoded in this region:
- the iolE gene encoding myo-inosose-2 dehydratase, whose protein sequence is MNKDHVKLAIAPIGWTNDDMPDLGKENTFQQCVSEMALAGFTGSEVGSKYPRDPAVLKPMLDIRGIQICNAWFSTFFADGLKEKTIDEFINHMNFLHAMGARVIGCSEQSQSIQGTAKGVFEEKPHFSDEEWQRVADGYNALAKIAAAKGMQVCLHHHMGTGIQTTEEIDRYMSMVNDDVYLLFDTGHAYYSEGSQQAMMAILEKYLPRINHVHLKDVRDEVVAEVKANKLSFLDGVKKGTFTVPGDGVIDFRPVFRLLDERGYQGWMVVEAEQDPALANPFEYAVKARRYIRETAGI
- a CDS encoding pirin family protein encodes the protein MIYVRKAEDRGHANHGWLDSWHTFSFANYYDPDFMGFSALRVINEDVIDAGQGFGTHPHKDMEILTYVLSGTVEHQDSMGNKEQIHAGEFQIMSAGTGVRHSEYNGNSDRPLHLYQIWIIPDQVGLEPRYEQRMFDAPQGRQLVLSPDARDGSLKVFQDMTLSRWALNQGEQAECPIAAGRRVWIQVVRGKVTVNGQPAGTSDAFAVWDEAALSIRADEESEILLFDLPPV
- a CDS encoding sugar phosphate isomerase/epimerase family protein, encoding MKIAFDVDVIRDLGVTRMVQQVADWGYKYIEQSPHPQINPFYKHPKASREIMAEYKNALKATGVEISSFIVVYRWSGPGEDRRQAAVKNWRRMIEIAVEMGVQVINTELAGNPNEPEICEELWYRSMEELLPIIEREGIRMEIQSHPWDFCELSNETADMVKSLRSDHVKYLYSVPHSFYYDKGQGDVAGMLKYAGDDLSHVLIADTMNHTKHCRYIVNPPGVDAAVHQHVGIGEGEVDFDALFQTLRDMEFANRNFKVGGESIICTSLFGYPEKMKSQAVATRERIERELLGK
- a CDS encoding Gfo/Idh/MocA family protein — translated: MTLNIGVIGTGAIGRDHIRRCSKVLQGARVVAVNDINRDNAARVVSDLQLDARVYDNGHDLINAADVQAVLVTSWGPSHEEFVLAAIAAGKPVFCEKPLAVTAQGCKNIVDAEAKHGKRLVQVGFMRPYDRGYRALKQVLTSGQIGEPLMLHCAHRNPTVGEAYTTDMAITDTLIHEIDVLRWLLDDDYVSVQVVFPRKSPKAFPHLKDPQIVLFETAKGTRIDVEIFVNCQYGYDIQCEVVGETGIARLPEPSSVQMRSGARLSTEILTDWKERFIDAYDVELQGFINDVLAGALTGPSAWDGYAASVTADACVAAQLSGEIVPVTLPARPAFYNK
- a CDS encoding GNAT family N-acetyltransferase: MSEIVVRHVETTDAQALQQLYSQPALYRDTLHLPLQSIELWQRRLAEQPPGMHNLVACLDGQLVGQLAVELNQRVRRRHVATFGLGVDSRYQGQGIGSSLMQAMIDICDSWAAIERIELTVFTDNQAAIALYRKFGFEIEGTSRRYAMRDGVLVDAYHMARFRSAQANGDA
- the gntR gene encoding gluconate operon transcriptional repressor GntR; translated protein: MKKKRPVLQDVADQVGVTKMTVSRYLRNPDQVSVALQQKIAVALDELGYIPNRAPDILSNATSRAIGVLLPSLTNQVFAEVLRGIESVTDAHNYQTMLAHYGYLPEREEERLTSLLSYNIDGLILSERHHTPRTLKMIEVAGIPVVELMDCVSPCIDLAVGFNNFEAARQMTQQIIAHGHRHLVYFGARQDERTIIKQQGYEQAMRESGLEPYSIMTARSSSYSAGGELLRQAQRDYPQIDSIFCTNDDLAIGAAFECQRQGLSIPHEMAIAGFHGHDIGQVMVPKLASVLTPRERMGQIGAERLLARLRGETVCPRMVDVGFTVIPGGSI
- a CDS encoding P1 family peptidase, with amino-acid sequence MHNAAGKTGPLSRPLALSRRTFLQALACLTGAVGVLSPTTLLGTAMPTSATLRTGARNLITDVPGLKVGVAQDSKVRTGATVILPDRPAIAAVDVRGGGPATRETDALGEDNLVQTLDALVLSGGSVYGLAAADGVAAWLGQQGKGYALRPAPGVPVSPIVPTACLYDLSNAGDKDWQLAPPYRQLGIEAAGKASLDFPLGTVGAGYGAMTGMGKLKGGLGSASAIAANGAAVGALVAVNSLGSVVAPGTRAFWATPYEINGEFGNGGAAALAQLQAQGEDWMVKEPEGGRKNTTLACIATDLALTRVELKRVAIMAQDGMARAIRPLHSPFDGDVVFALSTGQREVQGSRELAVLQIGALAADTLARAIARGVYAATPWPGSQVVTWRSLA